One segment of Primulina tabacum isolate GXHZ01 chromosome 14, ASM2559414v2, whole genome shotgun sequence DNA contains the following:
- the LOC142525176 gene encoding uncharacterized protein LOC142525176, translated as MISLCLAVRAQDFEKIASMCDGLCDELNDFRKQLEVETTEPDHQQFLLFTLSGVESYKPRKTWMVDGEHIEDNDDSDEASDPHYELFFESLNKYEKSYVLEGKIIDVSACVKYEGDSKFGGKRKPKCARKIHKKKCARKMRRDDGRVDGAAEQSPRLPNEQAPVNQHASDNVNDRRNEISKEKPDLRNKGLIKESEAGFSKSLSKKMANSGSCNVSKNMTVVQEDNIVTDNQSETQGQARLRIADKGEDVDKAPVNQHASDNVDERRKEISKKQPDLRNKGIIEKIEVGFSEVLSKMMGSCKVLKIMAVVQEDNIVTDNQSEPHGQAPLGKADKGEDVKKALVDQHASDHVEDNTVTDNQSEPHSQSEPHGQARLRKADKGEDVDKAPVNQNASDHADDRRNEMSKKKPDIKNKGIIKESEVEFSKALTNKMDNFGSYKLSKNMTVVQEDNIVTDNQSEPHGQARLTKADKGEDVDKAHYVPDSESVIQVSYDGNGYQSPDPINNSESKNQSEPVGQAQPIKKEKGLKGKNVVLSEHNPDTEKHLYLKPDPKHNSATKYQAVRANQVVPSEKDKEAQSKTNMPKVKKEKNVVTDDCVGNRKAVHYRDNEPLYPKPSPEKNLEEHQHEDADLTQPGKKHKVQEHRKLRKVVRGSHEIKVDDAASRNDVARIENKLLFHKLCSSKNQVTKNCIDQPRPKQSHSMFMKERVITDGSDSDVEILDSASVYRTGNPGPFVTSKKFHKSVMEDDNIKLPERTSPQFEFRRQVMNVLRKPYDKQESNRLREAFMAGSYVKFHPDLVKKLAAHRYEKGKCLAILRGFFFWLENLTKQGSFKPWEDSECLGVDPALR; from the exons ATGATTTCCCTTTGCCTTGCGGTGCGAGCACAGGATTTCGAAAAAATAGCGAGTATGTGTGACGGGTTGTGTGATGAACTGAATGATTTTAGAAAACAATTGGAGGTTGAGACTACAGAACCTGATCACCAACAGTTTCTGCTATTCACTTTGAGTGGCGTAGAAAGTTACAAACCACGTAAAACGTGGATGGTGGATGGCGAACATATTGAGGATAATGATGATTCGGATGAAGCGAGTGACCCTCATTACGAACTCTTCTTTGAGAGCCTCAATAAATATGAGAAGTCTTATGTACTCGAGGGCAAGATTATCGATGTATCTGCATGTGTCAAATACGAAGGAGACAGTAAATTTGGTGGAAAACGTAAACCTAAATGTGCAAGGAagattcacaaaaaaaaatgtGCTAGGAAGATGAGGAGAGACGATGGACGAGTTGACGGTGCTGCTGAGCAGAGTCCTAGGCTTCCAAACGAACAAGCACCTGTGAATCAGCATGCATCTGACAATGTTAACGATAGAAGAAATGAAATTTCGAAGGAGAAGCCTGATCTTAGGAATAAGGGACTCATCAAAGAATCAGAGGCTGGATTTTCTAAATCCCTATCAAAAAAGATGGCCAATTCGGGAAGCTGTAATGTATCGAAAAATATGACTGTTGTCCAGGAAGATAATATTGTAACAGATAATCAGAGTGAAACTCAAGGCCAAGCTCGGTTGAGAATAGCTGACAAGGGAGAGGATGTGGACAAGGCACCTGTGAATCAGCATGCATCTGACAATGTTGACGAAAGAAGAAAGGAAATTTCGAAGAAGCAGCCTGATCTTAGGAATAAGGGAATCATCGAAAAAATAGAGGTTGGATTTTCTGAAGTTCTATCAAAAATGATGGGAAGCTGTAAAGTATTGAAAATTATGGCTGTTGTCCAGGAAGATAATATTGTAACAGATAATCAGAGTGAACCTCATGGCCAAGCTCCGTTGGGAAAAGCTGACAAGGGAGAGGACGTGAAGAAGGCACTTGTGGATCAGCATGCATCTGACCATGTTGAAGATAATACTGTAACAGATAATCAGAGTGAACCTCATAGTCAAAGTGAACCTCATGGCCAAGCTCGGTTAAGAAAAGCTGACAAGGGAGAGGATGTGGACAAGGCACCTGTGAATCAGAATGCATCTGACCATGCTGACGATAGAAGAAATGAAATGTCGAAGAAGAAGCCTGATATTAAGAATAAGGGAATCATCAAAGAATCAGAGGTTGAATTTTCTAAAGCTCTGACAAACAAGATGGACAATTTTGGAAGCTATAAATTATCGAAAAATATGACTGTTGTCCAGGAAGATAATATTGTAACAGATAATCAGAGTGAACCTCATGGCCAAGCTCGGTTGACAAAAGCTGACAAGGGAGAGGATGTGGACAAGGCACATTACGTGCCTGACAGTGAATCTGTGATACAGGTTAGTTATGATGGGAATGGGTATCAGAGTCCTGATCCGATAAATAATTCAGAGTCAAAGAATCAGAGTGAGCCTGTTGGTCAAGCTCAACCAATCAAGAAAGAAAAAGGTCTCAAAGGCAAAAATGTGGTTCTAAGCGAGCACAATCCGGATACAGAGAAGCATTTATATCTAAAGCCTGACCCAAAACATAATTCGGCGACAAAATATCAGGCTGTTCGTGCCAATCAAGTTGTACCAAGTGAGAAAGACAAGGAGGCCCAGAGCAAAACAAATATGCCGAAAGTGAAGAAGGAGAAGAATGTGGTTACGGATGACTGTGTGGGCAACAGAAAGGCCGTGCACTACAGAGACAATGAGCCTTTGTATCCGAAGCCTAGTCCAGAGAAGAATCTGGAAGAACATCAGCATGAGGACGCTGATCTAACTCAACCAGGTAAGAAACACAAGGTGCAGGAACATagaaaattaagaaaagtggtCCGTGGAAGTCATGAGATTAAAGTAGATGATGCAGCTAGCAGAAATGACGTGGCTCGGATAGAAAACAAACTTCTGTTTCACAAGCTTTGTTCAAGTAAAAATCAGGTGACAAAAAATTGTATTGATCAACCTCGTCCGAAACAAAGCCATAGCATGTTCATGAAAGAAAGAGTCATCACGGATGGCAGTGATTCTGATGTTGAAATCCTAGACAGTGCATCAGTTTACAGGACTGGAAACCCAGGCCCATTTGTGACTTCAAAGAAATTTCACAAAAGC GTGATGGAAGATGATAACATCAAGTTACCTGAAAGGACAAGTCCGCAATTTGAGTTTAGGAGACAGGTCATGAATGTTCTCCGGAAACCATATGACAAACAGGAGAGCAACAGGCTTCGGGAAGCATTCATGGCCGGATCATATGTCAAGTTCCATCCAG aCCTTGTGAAAAAACTCGCTGCACACCGATACGAAAAGGGAAAATGCTTGGCCATTTTACGTGGATTTTTCTTTTGGCTTGAG AATTTGACGAAACAAGGATCGTTCAAGCCTTGGGAAGACAGTGAGTGCCTTGGAGTGGATCCAGCTTTACGTTGA
- the LOC142525581 gene encoding putative calcium-binding protein CML44 — protein sequence MSAITIEDLHRIFKKLDKNNHGQVNIHELLHLLENIGIHTKLEELEKLVGDTSLGYMDFLFFYEAIVKTKMAESKESSSNDHIDHDKDLSDDLLKAFKVFDLNDDGFISSEELQSVLSRLGLWDKKLGQDCKEMIHVYDQNLDGALDFEEFKVMMSSPPTSDSEI from the coding sequence ATGTCTGCTATTACCATAGAAGATCTCCACAGAATTTTCAAGAAGCTGGACAAGAACAACCATGGCCAAGTAAATATACATGAGTTGCTCCATCTTCTTGAAAACATCGGCATCCACACGAAGTTGGAAGAGCTCGAAAAGCTCGTTGGTGACACGAGTCTCGGTTACATGGATTTCTTGTTCTTTTATGAGGCAATAGTGAAGACCAAAATGGCAGAAAGTAAAGAGAGTTCTTCCAATGATCATATTGACCATGACAAGGATCTTAGCGATGATCTTTTAAAGGCTTTTAAAGTCTTCGATTTGAATGACGATGGATTCATTTCGAGTGAGGAGTTGCAAAGTGTGCTTTCGAGATTAGGTCTGTGGGACAAGAAACTTGGCCAAGATTGCAAGGAAATGATTCATGTCTATGATCAAAATTTGGATGGGGCACTTGATTTTGAAGAGTTCAAGGTTATGATGTCCAGTCCTCCTACATCAGATTCTgaaatttaa